CGCAAGCGGCTTCAACCACCACCTCAATGCAGGAAGTCAAACTGCCGGACACCCCTGCCGGAAAAACCTTTGGCGAATTTTTGAAGGCCTTCAATACGGGTGACCTGGAAACCTTGAAACGCTTTCACAAAAGCCACGGCGGCCCGGAAGACAATGCCGAACAGGATTTGGGCGCATTCAAGCGAACAGGAGCAATGACGTTGCACAGCATCGCCAACGCGACAGACACATCCATCGAAGCCATTGTCCAAGCCAGCAACGGAAATTGGCTGCTGTTTGCTATCGGCGTGGATTCCAATCCGCCTTATCCGGTGACCGATATTCGCGTTCGTCCAACCGACGCTCCGACCAACGCGCTGAAAACCGGGCAGCAAAATTCATCCGGCAAAAAAATCAGTTTTGTGATGCCGGATACCCCTGCAGGAAAATCACTGGACAAGTTTCTGGCTTCACTGAACAGCGGCAATTTGGCAACGATGAAGCAATTTCACAAAGAAACGGGCGGCGATGAATCCAACGCCGATCAGGATTTTGGTTTTTATCAACAAACCGGCGGATTGACGCCGCACAGCGTCACGCGGTCAAACGAATATGACATTGAGATTCTGGCTCAGGCGAAGAAAGGCGGAAATTGGTTACAGTTCGGAATTGTCGTTAGCGCCAAACCACCTCACGAAGTGATGGAGCTTCGCGTGAATCAAGCCTCAGCACCGGGCGAAGAAAAAGTCAGCGCAGGCGCTCCGGCAACCAATCCAACGTCAAACAGTGAAGCCGAATTTTTGCAGGAGCTTCCCGCCTGGCTCGATAAACAAGCCGCAGAGGATAAATTTTCCGGGACGGTTTTGATTGCCAAGCGAGACAAACCGATTTTTCAAAAAGCCGTCGGCCTGGCTGATAAGGCCAACAAGGTTCCCAATCACACGGACACCAAATTTAATCTGGGTTCGATCAACAAAATCTTTACGCAAGTCGCCATTCTCCAACTGATCGAACAGGGCAAACTGTCCTGGGATGATAAATTGGGCAAATTTCTACCTGATTACCCAAACAAAGACGCGAGAGAAAAAGTAACCGTTAAACATTTGGTCGAATTTCAATCCGGGATTGGCGACATTTTTGGGAAAAGATACGAATCCACCCCCAAAGATCGCATTCGCACCATCAATGATTATCTTCCGTTGTTCGCCGACCAGCCGCTGGCGTTTGAGCCGGGCACTAAGAACGCATACTCAAACGGTGGCTACATTGTGTTGGGCGCGATTATCGAAAAGGTGACCGGTCAAACCTATTACGATTACGTGCGCGAACACATTTACAAACCCGCGGGCATGACAAACACCGAGAGCTACTTGAGCGGCGCGAAGACGCCCAATCTGGCGGAAGGTTATCGCCGCAATGACAACGGTGAACGCGTCAACAACGTTGACACTCGACCGGGTCGCGGCAGTTCCGCTGGCGGAGGGTATTCAACGACAGAAGATTTGCTGAAATTTTCCATCGCCTTGCGTGAAAACAAACTGCTCAATCCGCAAAACAGCAGGCGAATTTTAGGACGAGCAGCGGTCGCAGGCGGCGCTCCGGGCATCAACGCGGAACTGGAAATCGCGCCGGAATACACGATCATCGTACTGGGAAATTACGATCCGCCGAATGCCGCCAACGTCAGCCGCTTCATTCGCAGCCAGCTTATGCCGAACAGCAATTAAACGATTCGATTTCAGGAGAACATCAGGAGGGGAAGTATGAGTTTCAAACATTTGCTGAGTTTGTTGTTGGCATTGGCAATTATCATTAACCCCGCGTTAGCACAAAGCCAAAAATCTGCTGAAGCCACTTTGAGAGTCAGCGTCGTTGATCCAAATGGTGAAGCGATTCCAAAAGCTCAGATTGTCATTGGCAAACAATCCAAAGAGGCTGCTAGCAATGCGCGCGGCGAAGCGGTCTTTTCGCAACTTGCCACCGGCAAAATTTCCATCACCGTTTCTGCAAGTGGCTTTGCACCTCGAACGATCAAGGATTTCAACCTGAAACCCGGCGCAAACCAGCTTGAAGTGAAACTTCAAATCGCCACCGTTGAAGAAAGCGTGACCGTTGGCCAAGACAAACGCGAAGCCAAAACCGACCCACGCGGCGATGCGTTTTCGACCGTATTGACTGCCGAACAAATTGCTGCGTTACCAGACGATCCCGATGAATTCGAGCAGGCGATTCGCAACATGGCCGGGCCGGGCGCAAGCTTTCGCGTCAACGGATTTCGCGGCGGCAAACTTCCGCCCAAAAATCAAATTCGCGAAATTCGTTTTCGCACCAACGCCTACGCCGCGGAAAACCACGAATCGTCGTTTATCAGCGTGGACATTTTCACCAAACCCGGCCTGGACAGTTGGCACGGCAGCTTCAATTTCGGCTTTCGCGATGAAGCCTTGAACGCCCGAAACGCCTTTGCGCCGTTCCGCGCACCGGAACAAAACCGCCGCTTCGGCTTTGAACTTGGCGGGCCGCTTTGGAAAAAACACACCTCGGCATTTTTGTCTGCGGATGGCGTGAACAGTTATGAAGCGAAAACGATTGTCTCGGCACTACCGACCGGAAATTTCTTCGATCAAGTTCGCCAACCGTGGAAAACATTGAATTTGAGCGGGCGCGTCGAGCATTTGCTGACCAACACGCACACGGTGCGCGCCGAATATCAGCGCAACGCCACTCGGCGCGATAACAACGGCGTGGGCAATTTCGATCTGCCTGAACGCGGCTATACGACGGATTCTGCCGAAAACGTATTTCGCGTTGCGGAATCCGGTTCGATTGGCAAAAAGTTGTTCAATGAAATCCGGTTTCAAAGCATCTGGCAGGACGTGACGATTGATTCCCTTTCCAGCGCGACGACGATTCAAGTGTTGAACGCGTTCAATCAAGGCGGCGCGCAAGTCAACAGTTCGCGCAAGTCGCGGGAAATCGAACTTGCAGACAATCTGGATTACGCCACGAAAAAGCATGCGCTACGGTTTGGCGGTCAAATTGAAGCTTTCGATTACAACAGCAACGAACTCCGCAACCAAAACGGCACGTTCATCTTTTCCAGCCTGGATGCCTTTCGCGCCGGACGGCCAACGACATACACGCAACGCAGCGGATTGGGATCGGTCAGTTTTGACCAATACCAATTCGGTTGGTTTGCGCAGGATGATTGGCGCGTAGCCAAAAGCCTGACTTTGAGCTTCGGCTTGCGGCACGAAGTTCAAACCAATCTGAGCGACAAGAATAATTTCATGCCGCGGATTGGCTTTGCGTGGTCGCCAACCAAAAGCGGCAAAACGACGATTCGCGGCGGCGGCGGAATTTTTTATGATTGGTTTGGAGCCGATACGCTGGAACAATCGCTGCGCGTCAACGGCCAGCAGCAACGCGACCTGGTAATTCAATCACCGGGTTACCCCGATCCGTTCAGCGGCGGTTCGGCGCTGACATTGCCTCCAAGCCGAATTCAAATTCAATCGGATTTGCGAATGCCCTACGTTGCACAAGCTTCAGTCGGCGTCGAACGTGAACTGGCGCAAGGCGTACGCTTTATGTCGCAATACTTTTTCCGTCGAGGCATTCACCAACTTCGCGGTCGCAACATCAACGCGCCGTTGACCGGCGTTCGCCCAGACCCGACGGCGGGCAACATTACCGAAGTCGAATCTTCAGCAAACTCGACCAACCACACCTGGATGGTCAATATGAACTGGATGAAGATGGGCAAGTTCATGATCGGAGCAAACTACGTGTTGTCGAAAACCACGGACGAAACCGACGGCGCATTTGGATTGCCCGTGAATAATTTCGACTTGCGAGCCGAACGCGGCCCGTCGCTGCAGGACACGCGGCATCGTTTTTTCCTGATGTCGAATTACACCTTGCCGAAAGGCTTGCGGCTGGGAACGATCTTCCAGGCGAGTTCGGCGACGCCCTACAACATCACTACTGGGTTTGATAACAATGGGGATTCAACCGTTAATGATCGTCCGGTGGGAGTTGGTCGCAATTCCGCGCGTGGCGATGGCCGCTGGGATTTAAGCTCTCGCCTGAGCTGGGGCTTCGGCTTTGGCAAACCGCCGGAATCGCAGGGCGGCCCGCAAGTTCGCATCATTCGCGGTGGAGCGGATAGCGGCGAAATGCTGGGAATGATGGGCGGCATGCCCGGACAAGCGCAGAAACGATTCCGCACGGAATTTTTCATTCAAGCTACGAACCTGTTCAATCACGTGAATCCGATTGGTTTTTCCGGCGTACAAACGTCGCCGTTCTTTGGCCAACCAACTGCGGCCACACCCGGGCGCAGGATAGAAACGGGAATGCGGTTCACCTTCTAACGCAGACTTGATCCCTGACGGAGCGTTGAGTAGATTGCACGTCAAGCTGTCTCAACGTTTCGCATCAGGAGATCAAACATGAAAGTCGGATGCACTCTTCCTCAAAGCGGTTCCATTGCTTCCCCTGAAAACATGATTCGCGTTGCTACGCACGCTGAAACACTGGGTTACGATTCTGTCTGGGTGTTTGAGCGGTTGTTGTGGGCGACCAATCCGCGCGATCCATACCCGCCTTCGCCGGACGGCAGTTGGCCGGCCAATTTCCAAAATGTGTTTGACCCGATTGAAACGCTGACCTTCGTCGCCGCCCACACGCGAAACGTGCGACTGGGAACCAGCGTCATCGTGCTTCCCTACTATCAACCGATACAACTGGCGCGGCGGTTGGCGACGTTGGATGTGTTATCCGGCGGACGGTTGGAAATTTGCGGTGGAGTCGGTTGGTCGCGCGACGAATTTGAAGCGATGGGCGTCCCCTTCGCTCGTCGAGGCGAACGGGCGGACGAAATCCTGGAAGCGATGATTGCCATCTGGACGCGCGACCCGGTCAGCTTCGACGGCCAGTTTTACAAAATTCCCGAATCGAAAATCGGCCCGAAACCGATTCAACAACCTCACCCGCCAATTCATCTGGCAGGTTTCGGCCAGTACACGTTTGACCGGGCGGCAAAATTCGGCAATGGATGGAATCCGGCTGGCGTCATGGATTTCGACTCGTTTGACGCTTCAGTCAAACAGCTTCAAGCGACGGCGCATGCATCCGGACGAGGCGATTTGGAAGTCGTGTTGCTGATGTACCCGGTTGTTACGGAAACGCCGCTTGGCCACGCGCGCAGACCGATGGTGGGTTCGCTCGCGGAACTCCGCCACGATGTTAACCGGTTACGCGAAATTGGCGTGACGCATTTGATTTTTTCGCCGCCTGAAATGGGTTCCGCCGCCACATCATCAATCGAACCAGCATTATCCAGGCTGGAAAACTTCCTCGAACTCACTCGTTAAGCAAATAGAAAAATCCTCGACCGGATGCTAGACTGCGCCCGCGTTTTTTCCCGCGCGGATTCAATTTATGCCTATCAACATCGGTTCTCGTTTCGACCGTTACGAGATTCTTTCCCTGCTCGGCGTCGGCGGTATGGGGGAAGTTTATCTGGCGCAAGATACACGATTGAACCGCAAGGTTGCGCTGAAGATTTTACCTGCGCTTTACACCAACGACACCGAACGCGTGCGCCGGTTTGAAAAAGAAGCCAAAGCCGCCAGTGCGCTCAATCATCCAAACATCATCACCATTCACGAAGTCGGTCAAATTGCCACCGAAACCGGCAGTTTTCATTTCATCGCCACGGAATACATCGAGGGTCAGACGCTGCGAAGACGAATTCGGAAGGCACCAATTTCCGTGCAGGAAGCCATTGAAATTACCACGCAAATCGCTGCCGCGCTCGAAGCCGCACACTCGGCGGGAATTTTGCATCGGGACATCAAACCGGAAAACATCATGGTGCGACCGGACGGGTACGTGAAGGTGTTGGATTTTGGCCTGGCCAAATTAACCGAACGCGCAAACTCGGGGTCGGACGATCAACCTTGGCCCGCAGAGCATGAAACTGATCCGGGCCTAGTGCTGGGAACGGCAACCTATATGTCTCCCGAACAAGCCCGTGCCCAGAAGCTGGATGCGCGGTCGGATTTGTTCAGTCTGGGAATTGTGTTTTACGAAATGATCGCCGGACGGTCGCCGTTTCAGGATCAAACTGCAAGCGATGTGATGGCTGCAATTTTGCAACGCGAGCCGTTGCCGCTGTCGCATTATTCATCCGAAGTCACCTTTGACCTGGATGAAATTCTTCAACGGCTTCTGGAAAAAGACCGCGATGTGCGCTTTCAATCTGCTAGAGAATTGCAAACTGCCCTGAAAAATCTGCGATTGCGCCCTATCGTCGCCTCGGAACCGCAGCCCCTCAGAAAACAAGGATCGCCACAAACACGCAATGGGAATGTGGATCCGGAAAATCTGATCACCAGATTTGAAGATCCGGTTCAGGCGACCAGCCAAATTTCGGCGGCGAATCAAACGAGTTCTGCTGTCATTTTGAATGAAATCAAAAAACACAAAAGCGGCGTCATTTTCGGACTCTCTATTCTTATTTTGGTCGTGGCGGGAATCGGTTTTGGCATTGCCAAATGGCTGACCTCGCAACCCGGCGAACCTGCGTTCAAGAACGCCAAATTTACAAAGCTGGTAACTTCCGCTCGCCCTGTGGACGCAGTGGTTTCGCCTGATGGCAAATACGTCGCCTTCATCGTTGATGATGGCAACAACCGCAGTTTGTGGGTCAGGCAAGTGACTCCGACCAGCAATGCGATCCAGATCACGCCCGCTTCAGATTTACGATTCCGTTCGCCGACGTTTTCCCACGACGGAAATCACATTTACTTCGTCCAGCGCAAATCGGATTCGCCGCTGGGCGATCTTTACAGAGTTCCCACGCTGAGCGGCCCGGTTCGTAAACTTTTGTCCGGTGTCAGCAGCCCCGTGGCGCTTTCGCCCGACGACAAACAAATTGCCTATGTCCGCGAATTGGCAGATTCCAGCGCGTTGTTGTTGGCAAACGCCGATGGAACCAACGAGCGCGAGTTGCTGACTCGCAAGCTTCCCGATTCCCTTTCAATTGAAGGTCCGGATTGGTCGCCGGATAGCAAAACCATTGCCTGTCCGGTAGCGAATTTTTCCGGCGGCATCAATCAAAACGTCATCACGGTTCAGGTCGCGAATGGTTCAGAACAGAAATTGTTGGCTGAAGCATGGCCAAACATTGGACGTGTTGTCTGGGCGGATGACGGCAAAGGAATTTTTATGTCAGCGCGCGAGCCTGGCAATTTAGGCGCGGCCGGTCGCCAGGTTTGGTTCGTCGGGTATCCAGGCGGGAAACCGACTCGCGTAACCAATGATTTGAACGATTATCGAGGCGTTTCGATTTCCGCCGATGGAACAACCATTGCTGCTGTGCAAATCAACCAGATTTCCAATCTTTGGATCGCTCAGGCCAATGGCGATAATGCACGTCAAGTGACGTTTGGTTCCGGCAGCAGCGACGGTGTACAGGGATTTGCCTGGATGCGCGACGGGTCAATCGTTTATTCGTCGAATGCCAGCGGCAAACCTGATCTTTGGAAAGTAAATGCCGACGGCACGGGAGCACAGCAACTAACGACCGACGCCGGATACAACACGCTTCCGGCCGTTTCACCGGATGGCCGTTACATTACATTCGTTTCCGACCGCAGCACTTCAGGCGGCAACGTAGGTGTGTGGCGAATTGACGCCAACGGCGGAAATCCAAAACAACTCACGTTTGGCCAGCTCGACCTTGATCCCCACTTTACGCCCGACCGCACATCCATCGTGTATTCTTCAATTCAGTCCGGAAAACGCACGCTGTGGAAAGTTTCCACCGAAGGCGGAGCACCAGAACAAATTTTGAGGATACTTTCGGAGTATCCGGTCGTGTCGCCCGATGGCAAATGGCTGGCCTGTTCGTACCGCGACGAAAAAGTATCTTCCGCTGCGAAATTTGCGGTGCTGCCATTGGCAACCATCTTGTCCGCACCAACAATTTCCGACACCGTTGCTCCTACGATTGCTTTTGACATTCCAACAGCTCCGTGGCGTTTGGTGCGTTGGGCAGCGGATAGTCAATCATTGACCTATGCTGCTTCGCTCAGCGGCACCTCGAACATTTGGAGCCAACCCATCACTGGCGGCGCTCCCAAAAAATTGACGAGTTTCAGTTCAAGTCATATTTTTGGATTCGATTGGTCGCCCGACGGCAAATCTCTGGCATTAGCTCGCGGCCTGGAAACGCGAGAGGTTGTTTTGATCAGTAATTTCAAGAAGTAGACAGCAGACAAGAAACAGTCGTTTTATCCCCTATTTCTGACTCAATGAGAATTATGGTTATGGAAAGTCTGAAATCTAAACACATTCGCGCATCGGCTACTGTTTACTGTCTACCGCCTACTGTCTGCTTTTATGAAAGATAAACGCATTTTTCCAATTTTCATCGTCGTCTTCGTGGACATTCTGGGCTTCAGCATCATTTTGCCGCTGTTGCCATTTTACGCGGGCACCTTCAACGCCTCGGATCAACTTATTGGGTTGCTGATCGCGTCGTATTCGGTGTGCCAATTTATCGCGGCTCCAATCCTGGGCCATCTCAGCGACAATCACGGTCGCCGGCCTGTTCTGCTTTACAGCCAATTCGGCTCTTTTCTTGGTTTTATCTTGCTCGGATTGGCCATGAAGTTACCGTCTCCATTGATCTGGATGTTTGTCGCCAGAATGATTGATGGCTTTTCCGGCGGAAACCTGACTGTTGCTCAAGCATACATCAGCGACATCACACCTCCGGAATCGCGTGCCAGAACATTTGGAATGATCATTGGCGGTTCGTTTGGCCTGGCGTTTACCATTGGTCCGGCGCTGGGGTCGCTGGTTTCTTCGCATTTTGGCTACAACATTACGGCTTACGTCGCGGCCACGATTTCCATGACCAGTATTCTGGCGACGACATTTTTGCTCCCTGAAACTCAACATCGAAGCGATGAAGTGCGACCCAGTGGATTGGCAATGTACACGCGCGCATTGGATTACCTTTCGATTTCGGATCTTCGCCCCCTGCTGATGATTTTCTTTTTTATGTCGCTGCCGTTCACCATTTACACGACGATGTTTCCGCTGTTCGCCAAAAAGCAATTGGGGTTCAGCGTAGCGCAAGCCGGATACTTTTTGGCGTTTGTCGGATTGTTAGGCGTGTTCTGGCAAGTCGCAATGATCGGGCCGACCGTCAATCGTTTTGGCGAATACAAATCCATGATGTTCGGGCTGACGGCCAGCGCCGTCGGATTGTATTACGTCGTGTTTGTTGACGTTTGGTGGAAGCTGATTTTTGTGGCGTTGCTGTTTTCCTTTGGCCACGGAGTTTCCCGCCCACCGCTGACCAGCCTGATTTCCAGCACGGCTCCGCCAAATCGAAGGGGCGGCGTGTTTGGAGCCGTCACCTCACTGGAAAGCATCAGTCGAATCATTGGGCCGATCCTGGGAGGATGGCTGATCTCCGTGCATCCCACCTGGCTGGGATGGGTCGGCGGATTGCTGTTTACGACCGCCACACTGATTGGCCTGTCACTGAAAGCTCGTCAGTCCAGTTCCGCCACGGCTTAAAGTTCTCATCGGTTGAAGTAAACTTTTTCTTGAATGGAGTCTGACAATGAAACGCACCATTTTCTTATTTTCGATTTTATGTTTGTTTGTCATTACCGTTTCTCAGCCAGTTACAAATGGACAACAACGAACCAACAAACCGGGCAGCGCAGAAATTCTGCGCGATGAATTCGGCGTTCCGCATATTTTTGCCTCTAAGTTGGAAAACGCCGCTTTCGCCATCGGTTATGCGCAGGCAGAAGACCGCCTGGAGGAATTGCTCAAAAATTATCGCAAAGCTGAAGGCACTATGTCCGAAGCGTTCGGGCAGGAATGGTTTCGACACGATTATCGCCAACGCATCTGGCAGCACGCCGCCATCAGCCGCGAACGCTACAATCAGGTTTCGCCCAAAATGCGCGCAGCCATCGAAGCATATC
This Acidobacteriota bacterium DNA region includes the following protein-coding sequences:
- a CDS encoding serine hydrolase, producing MFYVKSILVRLTLCLALLMPNIALAQGQPFSLKTIDAATRTEAIEGAIKALNEAYVFPEVARKMEQSIRARVQQKEYDNITDAMEFARKLTADLQEVSHDKHLRVMVSENSRFGMNPQQQHEMAVKRNFGFEKAERLSGNIGYLDLRGFEPANQASDTAAAAMNFLANADALIVDLRQNGGGDPAMVAFLTSYLFDKRTHLNSIYSRPTDKTEEFWTREDVPGKKFGNKPVFVLTSNRTFSAAEEFTYNLQSLKRATIIGETTGGGAHPVQPRKLGNVFTITVPFARSINPITRTNWEGTGVKPDIAVPADNALKVGHLAALKAVQPTVTDARLAEQLKGLIESLQKEVGEVALPATAPTAKPQAASTTTSMQEVKLPDTPAGKTFGEFLKAFNTGDLETLKRFHKSHGGPEDNAEQDLGAFKRTGAMTLHSIANATDTSIEAIVQASNGNWLLFAIGVDSNPPYPVTDIRVRPTDAPTNALKTGQQNSSGKKISFVMPDTPAGKSLDKFLASLNSGNLATMKQFHKETGGDESNADQDFGFYQQTGGLTPHSVTRSNEYDIEILAQAKKGGNWLQFGIVVSAKPPHEVMELRVNQASAPGEEKVSAGAPATNPTSNSEAEFLQELPAWLDKQAAEDKFSGTVLIAKRDKPIFQKAVGLADKANKVPNHTDTKFNLGSINKIFTQVAILQLIEQGKLSWDDKLGKFLPDYPNKDAREKVTVKHLVEFQSGIGDIFGKRYESTPKDRIRTINDYLPLFADQPLAFEPGTKNAYSNGGYIVLGAIIEKVTGQTYYDYVREHIYKPAGMTNTESYLSGAKTPNLAEGYRRNDNGERVNNVDTRPGRGSSAGGGYSTTEDLLKFSIALRENKLLNPQNSRRILGRAAVAGGAPGINAELEIAPEYTIIVLGNYDPPNAANVSRFIRSQLMPNSN
- a CDS encoding TonB-dependent receptor; the encoded protein is MSFKHLLSLLLALAIIINPALAQSQKSAEATLRVSVVDPNGEAIPKAQIVIGKQSKEAASNARGEAVFSQLATGKISITVSASGFAPRTIKDFNLKPGANQLEVKLQIATVEESVTVGQDKREAKTDPRGDAFSTVLTAEQIAALPDDPDEFEQAIRNMAGPGASFRVNGFRGGKLPPKNQIREIRFRTNAYAAENHESSFISVDIFTKPGLDSWHGSFNFGFRDEALNARNAFAPFRAPEQNRRFGFELGGPLWKKHTSAFLSADGVNSYEAKTIVSALPTGNFFDQVRQPWKTLNLSGRVEHLLTNTHTVRAEYQRNATRRDNNGVGNFDLPERGYTTDSAENVFRVAESGSIGKKLFNEIRFQSIWQDVTIDSLSSATTIQVLNAFNQGGAQVNSSRKSREIELADNLDYATKKHALRFGGQIEAFDYNSNELRNQNGTFIFSSLDAFRAGRPTTYTQRSGLGSVSFDQYQFGWFAQDDWRVAKSLTLSFGLRHEVQTNLSDKNNFMPRIGFAWSPTKSGKTTIRGGGGIFYDWFGADTLEQSLRVNGQQQRDLVIQSPGYPDPFSGGSALTLPPSRIQIQSDLRMPYVAQASVGVERELAQGVRFMSQYFFRRGIHQLRGRNINAPLTGVRPDPTAGNITEVESSANSTNHTWMVNMNWMKMGKFMIGANYVLSKTTDETDGAFGLPVNNFDLRAERGPSLQDTRHRFFLMSNYTLPKGLRLGTIFQASSATPYNITTGFDNNGDSTVNDRPVGVGRNSARGDGRWDLSSRLSWGFGFGKPPESQGGPQVRIIRGGADSGEMLGMMGGMPGQAQKRFRTEFFIQATNLFNHVNPIGFSGVQTSPFFGQPTAATPGRRIETGMRFTF
- a CDS encoding LLM class F420-dependent oxidoreductase, encoding MKVGCTLPQSGSIASPENMIRVATHAETLGYDSVWVFERLLWATNPRDPYPPSPDGSWPANFQNVFDPIETLTFVAAHTRNVRLGTSVIVLPYYQPIQLARRLATLDVLSGGRLEICGGVGWSRDEFEAMGVPFARRGERADEILEAMIAIWTRDPVSFDGQFYKIPESKIGPKPIQQPHPPIHLAGFGQYTFDRAAKFGNGWNPAGVMDFDSFDASVKQLQATAHASGRGDLEVVLLMYPVVTETPLGHARRPMVGSLAELRHDVNRLREIGVTHLIFSPPEMGSAATSSIEPALSRLENFLELTR
- a CDS encoding PD40 domain-containing protein, which codes for MPINIGSRFDRYEILSLLGVGGMGEVYLAQDTRLNRKVALKILPALYTNDTERVRRFEKEAKAASALNHPNIITIHEVGQIATETGSFHFIATEYIEGQTLRRRIRKAPISVQEAIEITTQIAAALEAAHSAGILHRDIKPENIMVRPDGYVKVLDFGLAKLTERANSGSDDQPWPAEHETDPGLVLGTATYMSPEQARAQKLDARSDLFSLGIVFYEMIAGRSPFQDQTASDVMAAILQREPLPLSHYSSEVTFDLDEILQRLLEKDRDVRFQSARELQTALKNLRLRPIVASEPQPLRKQGSPQTRNGNVDPENLITRFEDPVQATSQISAANQTSSAVILNEIKKHKSGVIFGLSILILVVAGIGFGIAKWLTSQPGEPAFKNAKFTKLVTSARPVDAVVSPDGKYVAFIVDDGNNRSLWVRQVTPTSNAIQITPASDLRFRSPTFSHDGNHIYFVQRKSDSPLGDLYRVPTLSGPVRKLLSGVSSPVALSPDDKQIAYVRELADSSALLLANADGTNERELLTRKLPDSLSIEGPDWSPDSKTIACPVANFSGGINQNVITVQVANGSEQKLLAEAWPNIGRVVWADDGKGIFMSAREPGNLGAAGRQVWFVGYPGGKPTRVTNDLNDYRGVSISADGTTIAAVQINQISNLWIAQANGDNARQVTFGSGSSDGVQGFAWMRDGSIVYSSNASGKPDLWKVNADGTGAQQLTTDAGYNTLPAVSPDGRYITFVSDRSTSGGNVGVWRIDANGGNPKQLTFGQLDLDPHFTPDRTSIVYSSIQSGKRTLWKVSTEGGAPEQILRILSEYPVVSPDGKWLACSYRDEKVSSAAKFAVLPLATILSAPTISDTVAPTIAFDIPTAPWRLVRWAADSQSLTYAASLSGTSNIWSQPITGGAPKKLTSFSSSHIFGFDWSPDGKSLALARGLETREVVLISNFKK
- a CDS encoding MFS transporter, with product MKDKRIFPIFIVVFVDILGFSIILPLLPFYAGTFNASDQLIGLLIASYSVCQFIAAPILGHLSDNHGRRPVLLYSQFGSFLGFILLGLAMKLPSPLIWMFVARMIDGFSGGNLTVAQAYISDITPPESRARTFGMIIGGSFGLAFTIGPALGSLVSSHFGYNITAYVAATISMTSILATTFLLPETQHRSDEVRPSGLAMYTRALDYLSISDLRPLLMIFFFMSLPFTIYTTMFPLFAKKQLGFSVAQAGYFLAFVGLLGVFWQVAMIGPTVNRFGEYKSMMFGLTASAVGLYYVVFVDVWWKLIFVALLFSFGHGVSRPPLTSLISSTAPPNRRGGVFGAVTSLESISRIIGPILGGWLISVHPTWLGWVGGLLFTTATLIGLSLKARQSSSATA